One Rhinoderma darwinii isolate aRhiDar2 chromosome 6, aRhiDar2.hap1, whole genome shotgun sequence DNA window includes the following coding sequences:
- the BCKDK gene encoding branched-chain alpha-ketoacid dehydrogenase kinase isoform X2 — MLRKNMLELVVRGALNPPLRLSSILLRSRSTSATDHHHVELARERSKTVTSFYNQSGIDKAAEKPSVRLTPTTMLYSGRSQDGSHILKSARYLHKELPVRIAHRIKGFRSLPFIIGCNPTILHVHELYIRAFQKLSEFPPITDHEVESRYCKLLRLLLDDHKDVVTQLAEGLRESRKHIQDEKVIRNFLDKTLTSRLGIRMLATHHLSLHEDRPDFVGIICTRLSPKKIIEKWVDFARRLCEHKYGNAPRVRVNGHVAARFPFIPMPLDYILPELLKNSMRATMESHIDTPYNVPDISITIANNDIDLIIRISDRGGGIPHDHLERVTNYHFTTAETSAQDPRINPIFGNMVDMVNSGQSGPMHGFGFGLPTSRAYAEYLGGSLCIQSLQGIGTDVYLRIKHIDGKEESFRI, encoded by the exons ATGCTGCGGAAGAACATGCTGGAGCTGGTGGTTCGGGGAGCTCTGAACCCCCCTCTACGACTATCCTCCATATTGCTGCGCTCCCGCTCCACCTCCGCCACCGATCACCACCATGTGGAGCTGGCCAGAGAGCGGTCCAAGACGGTCACCTCCTTCTACAACCAGTCCGGCATCGACAAGGCGGCAGAGAAG CCCTCTGTACGTCTCACCCCCACGACGATGCTGTACTCGGGACGATCCCAGGATGGCAGCCACATTCTG AAAAGTGCCAGATATCTCCACAAGGAGCTTCCTGTCCGTATTGCTCATCGGATTAAAGGTTTCCGCAGCCTCCCGTTTATCATTGGTTGTAACCCGACCATCCTCCATGTG CATGAGCTTTATATCCGAGCCTTCCAGAAGCTGAGCGAGTTCCCTCCA ATCACAGACCACGAGGTGGAGAGCCGGTACTGTAAGCTTCTCCGACTGCTGCTCGATGACCACAAGGACGTCGTAACTCAGCTGGCCGAAGGTCTGAGAGAAAGCCGGAAGCATATACAG GACGAGAAAGTGATCCGCAACTTCCTGGATAAAACATTAACATCGCGACTAGGAATACGAATGCTGGCGACCCACCACCTGTCACTGCACGAGGATCGG CCTGATTTCGTCGGCATAATCTGCACCCGTCTTTCACCCAAGAAGATCATCGAGAAGTGGGTGGATTTTGCCAG ACGCCTTTGTGAACATAAGTACGGAAATGCTCCACGGGTTCGGGTTAACGGCCACGTGGCTGCCCGGTTCCCATTCATCCCAATGCCCTTGGATTACATCCTCCCAGAGCTGCTGAAGAACTCGATGCG GGCCACTATGGAGAGTCACATCGATACACCCTACAATGTCCCGGACATCTCAATCACCATCGCCAACAACGACATCGACCTGATAATCCG GATCTCTGACCGAGGCGGTGGGATTCCTCACGACCACCTGGAGAGGGTTACGAATTACCACTTCACCACCGCAGAGACCAGCGCTCAGGATCCTAGAATCAACCCCATCTTTGGTAATATGGTTGACATGGTGAACAGCGGCCAATCAGGACCCATGCATGG GTTTGGCTTCGGGCTTCCCACCTCCCGTGCGTATGCCGAATACCTGGGCGGCTCTTTGTGCATTCAGTCTCTTCAGGGTATCGGAACGGACGTGTACCTGCGCATCAAACATATTGATGGGAAGGAGGAGAGCTTCCGTATATAA